TGCCTTTGCAGCCCTGACCGACCTTATCTTCGCATATGAACACCCCTGGGAGCTGGATGCCTTCATGCACTACAGGGGAGGTCTGGAGATGTTGAGGGAACTCTACAAACCCTTTGGAGCTTACACCGTGGGGGTGATGTTCTGGGGAGTCGAGTCCTGGCCATCCAAGAAGCCCATCACCAAACTGGAGGACTTCAAGGGAGTGAAGATTAGGGAACCCCAGGGCATGGAGGCCGAGTTCATGGCCAAGGCAGGGGCATCGGTGGTAGTGCTGCCTGGCACAGAGGTGTTCTCTGCCCTGGACAAGGGGGTGATCGACGCCACCAATTGGGGAACCGTGTCCATCAACGAGAAGATGGGTTTTCACCAGATAGCCCCTTATTTCACCTATCCAGGATTCCATTCCATGCCAGTGGGCGACTTCACAGTGAACCAGAAGGAGTGGGATCGCCTACCGGATGATATCAAGGCCATTCTAACCACTGCCACCAGAGAGTGGTGCTGGGAAACAGTGGAGCGGGTGGCCCTGGAGGACCTGAAGGTGGTCTCTGAGGCCAAGGCCAAAGGCAGAACCCCTGTTACCTGGAGCGCGGAAGAGAAGGCCAAGGCCCGCAAGCTGGCCCGGGAGATCTGGAGCGATTGGAAAAAGAAAAACGAGCAGACCCGAAAGGTCATAGAGGCCCAGGAGGCATGGCTCAAGGAGCTGGGAAGAATAGAATAGAGGGGCCCTACATGAAAACATCCGGGGAGGACAGAAGCCCATCTCCTC
This genomic stretch from bacterium harbors:
- a CDS encoding TRAP transporter substrate-binding protein; this encodes MGRKASWAATVLTFGLLLWGQWALAADPAKKKEQPKAQPKGDVFKWKAQTLWAAQETPHKTFEEFCAKIKRMTDGRLEIQAFPAGAVVPTNETLDALKNNVLQAIHVWPGYAAGKNPAFAALTDLIFAYEHPWELDAFMHYRGGLEMLRELYKPFGAYTVGVMFWGVESWPSKKPITKLEDFKGVKIREPQGMEAEFMAKAGASVVVLPGTEVFSALDKGVIDATNWGTVSINEKMGFHQIAPYFTYPGFHSMPVGDFTVNQKEWDRLPDDIKAILTTATREWCWETVERVALEDLKVVSEAKAKGRTPVTWSAEEKAKARKLAREIWSDWKKKNEQTRKVIEAQEAWLKELGRIE